One segment of Paenibacillus rhizovicinus DNA contains the following:
- a CDS encoding methyl-accepting chemotaxis protein: MVTNWKVRTKLLGGFSAVILMFVASLAFTIVFINGIKHSSGEQSARVSEETSAFSLKNDVGMLYSDQADVIINESQSSADQLSSMLAAFKEKLDAFASTADTPREQAWMQELKQAFEGYAGTSAEVLTAFNQKDATPAEQLSKQYREIDDRSDGFKETMFQNLDLLSQSYSQEFAASNVKLSKDITRTISISASMSAIAAVLGLALALFIGSRVGTPIVRLAGSARRVAEGDLTETISFRKTKDELGELNASFQGMVGNLKSLLSDIDTQAGHVAASSEELTSSAEQSTQGSWQVAKAIEQVAAGAKVQDKASEETVRAMEEMAMGIQRIAESSVSISEESADASDKARDGGQSVERVVSQMASIRTSVDTQLAVVTKLEAESRAIGEITGSIRGIAGQTNLLALNASIEAARAGEHGKGFAVVAAEVRKLAEQSDASAEQITGLIESIRQGVDEAVLAMRAGKEEVRIGMSRAEEAGSTFALISESVNRIVDQVREMSAVAEQMSASAEEISASVVELSGVAKETASSTQSVAASTEEQLAIMQEVTASSAHLSQLAVSMQEAIAKFKM; encoded by the coding sequence ATGGTAACCAACTGGAAGGTTCGTACGAAATTGCTTGGCGGGTTCTCTGCCGTCATCTTGATGTTCGTCGCGTCTCTTGCATTCACGATTGTGTTCATTAACGGAATCAAGCATTCGTCCGGCGAGCAATCGGCTAGAGTATCGGAAGAAACGAGTGCGTTTTCTCTCAAAAACGACGTCGGAATGCTCTATAGCGATCAAGCGGACGTGATCATTAACGAGAGCCAAAGCTCGGCGGATCAACTTTCTTCGATGCTCGCGGCGTTCAAGGAGAAGCTGGATGCTTTCGCAAGTACCGCGGACACGCCTCGGGAGCAGGCATGGATGCAAGAACTGAAGCAAGCCTTCGAAGGCTATGCGGGTACCTCGGCCGAAGTGTTGACTGCATTCAACCAGAAAGACGCGACGCCGGCAGAACAATTGAGCAAGCAATACCGTGAAATTGACGATAGAAGCGATGGCTTCAAAGAAACGATGTTTCAGAACTTGGATCTCCTGAGCCAGTCTTATAGTCAAGAATTCGCCGCTTCCAATGTGAAGCTGTCCAAAGATATTACGCGCACGATCAGCATCTCCGCTTCGATGAGCGCGATTGCCGCCGTCCTCGGTTTGGCGCTCGCCCTCTTCATCGGGAGCCGGGTGGGTACGCCGATCGTGCGCCTCGCCGGTTCTGCCAGGCGGGTGGCGGAAGGAGATCTGACGGAGACGATCTCGTTCCGTAAGACCAAGGATGAGCTCGGAGAGTTAAATGCCAGCTTCCAAGGTATGGTCGGCAACCTGAAAAGCCTGTTGTCGGACATCGACACCCAGGCCGGGCATGTCGCCGCGTCTTCAGAAGAGCTGACTTCCAGTGCCGAGCAGTCCACGCAGGGCAGCTGGCAGGTTGCGAAGGCGATCGAACAAGTAGCTGCCGGGGCGAAGGTGCAGGACAAAGCATCCGAGGAGACCGTTCGCGCGATGGAAGAGATGGCGATGGGCATTCAGCGGATCGCGGAATCTTCCGTTTCGATCTCGGAGGAGTCGGCCGATGCGTCGGACAAGGCCAGGGACGGCGGGCAATCGGTTGAACGTGTCGTCAGCCAGATGGCTTCGATTCGGACGTCGGTCGATACTCAGCTTGCTGTCGTGACGAAGCTAGAGGCGGAATCCCGCGCCATCGGCGAAATTACCGGAAGCATCAGAGGGATAGCAGGGCAGACGAACCTGCTTGCGCTTAACGCCTCCATCGAAGCGGCGAGGGCCGGCGAGCATGGCAAGGGCTTCGCGGTCGTCGCGGCGGAAGTGCGCAAGCTGGCGGAGCAGTCGGACGCATCAGCTGAGCAAATTACGGGTTTGATCGAGTCGATTCGGCAAGGGGTTGACGAAGCGGTACTTGCGATGAGAGCGGGCAAAGAGGAAGTGCGGATCGGCATGAGCCGGGCGGAGGAAGCAGGCAGCACGTTCGCGCTGATCTCGGAATCGGTCAACCGGATCGTGGACCAGGTGAGGGAGATGTCCGCCGTCGCCGAGCAGATGTCGGCCAGCGCCGAGGAAATATCGGCATCCGTGGTCGAACTGTCCGGCGTCGCCAAAGAGACGGCCAGTTCGACCCAAAGCGTAGCTGCCAGCACGGAGGAGCAGCTTGCCATCATGCAAGAGGTAACTGCTTCTTCGGCTCATCTAAGCCAACTGGCGGTGTCGATGCAGGAAGCGATAGCGAAATTCAAAATGTAA
- a CDS encoding stalk domain-containing protein translates to MKGFSLLLVKTVAVAMLGIAALQWPSAHAESGTPAGWKAIAVGTTHSLAIKEDGTVWQWGDITTYGASGVPETNLTALIPEQVPGLHDVIAVAGGQVHSLALESDGTVWSWGGNGGGMVGDGTEDSRPLPKQVEVLTDVVAIEADWTRSFAVKADGSVWGWGGFYYEDADGEFRHPDVPVQLVGLQGITAISSGYGSFVALKKDGTVWQRLDTMTQLPGIQDIVQVAVGAEFTYGLKRDGTVWFWGSDGIGTAGGVSVDNDSAARMLEGARDVVAIQASAGGPLLLKKDGTVWASGVNSGGQLGIGSFKSSDKLVQVIGLKKIKTIAAHGLGVRSMAIRADGTLWSWGIGYNGDGSKGYKTTPVGVASYANEMLEKDPIFVQINGKTLRFDQPPVNLNNRTMVPLRAIFEAMGAELKWEAATSTITARKGSTTIVLRVGNAVGQVNNAKVKLDTPPAIIGNRALVPLRFIGEALGAKVGWDGSSKTVSIATAA, encoded by the coding sequence ATGAAAGGTTTCTCGCTCTTATTGGTAAAAACAGTCGCGGTGGCGATGCTGGGCATTGCGGCGCTGCAATGGCCAAGCGCGCATGCGGAATCAGGCACGCCGGCAGGCTGGAAGGCGATCGCGGTGGGCACGACGCACAGCTTGGCGATCAAAGAAGACGGCACGGTCTGGCAGTGGGGAGACATCACGACCTACGGGGCGTCCGGAGTGCCGGAAACGAATCTGACGGCGCTTATTCCCGAGCAGGTGCCCGGGCTGCATGACGTCATCGCGGTCGCGGGCGGACAAGTGCATTCCCTTGCGCTGGAAAGCGACGGAACCGTATGGTCATGGGGCGGTAACGGCGGCGGAATGGTGGGAGACGGAACGGAAGACAGCCGGCCGCTCCCGAAGCAAGTGGAGGTGCTGACGGACGTGGTCGCCATCGAGGCCGACTGGACTCGGAGCTTCGCCGTTAAAGCCGATGGAAGCGTATGGGGATGGGGAGGTTTTTACTATGAAGATGCCGATGGCGAATTCCGTCATCCCGATGTCCCGGTACAATTAGTTGGCTTGCAAGGGATAACTGCGATTTCCTCCGGATACGGCAGCTTCGTGGCGCTGAAGAAGGACGGCACCGTATGGCAGAGATTGGATACGATGACGCAGCTTCCGGGCATTCAAGATATCGTCCAAGTCGCTGTCGGAGCCGAATTTACGTACGGGTTGAAAAGAGACGGAACGGTGTGGTTCTGGGGGTCGGACGGCATAGGAACGGCCGGCGGCGTCTCCGTGGATAACGATTCGGCCGCGCGCATGCTCGAAGGCGCGAGAGACGTCGTTGCGATCCAGGCATCGGCCGGCGGACCGCTCCTGTTGAAGAAGGACGGCACCGTGTGGGCGTCCGGCGTCAACTCGGGCGGACAGCTTGGCATCGGCTCTTTCAAATCCAGCGATAAGCTTGTGCAAGTTATCGGACTCAAGAAAATCAAAACCATCGCGGCGCACGGCCTGGGCGTCCGCTCCATGGCGATTCGCGCCGACGGAACGCTGTGGTCCTGGGGAATCGGCTATAACGGCGACGGGTCGAAAGGGTATAAAACGACCCCGGTCGGCGTAGCGAGCTATGCGAATGAAATGCTGGAGAAGGACCCGATTTTCGTGCAGATCAACGGGAAGACGCTGCGATTCGATCAGCCGCCGGTCAATCTGAACAATCGGACGATGGTGCCGCTCAGAGCGATTTTCGAAGCGATGGGCGCCGAATTGAAATGGGAGGCTGCGACATCGACGATCACGGCCCGCAAAGGCTCGACGACGATCGTGCTGCGCGTCGGGAACGCCGTCGGCCAGGTGAATAACGCGAAGGTTAAACTCGACACGCCTCCGGCGATCATCGGGAATCGCGCGCTTGTGCCGCTGCGGTTCATTGGCGAAGCGCTGGGAGCGAAAGTCGGCTGGGACGGAAGCAGCAAGACGGTTTCCATCGCGACGGCAGCTTGA
- a CDS encoding alpha-mannosidase → MQSKEWLYHIEKWIREKDRYIYRTIAPIPFAYRPADHWVPLEEAQKGAFMPIDAGMRWGETWMYGWFRGSVVIPAEAAGERMEAVLNFGSESTVYVSGRLAGAIDLQHHAITLTRQAAGGETVEIMAEAYAGHDRELPVNGESYLAVVNEELYQFFIDLKALLQLRNGLPPASLRVAEIDKAFVRLLAEMDWDATGSRLTAIAERGRSMLKPLLDCVNGSTAPKLYMMGQSHLDIAWLWPMEETKRKIARTMSNQLALLEEYPEYRYVQSQPYLFRLVKELYPELYGRIKRYVAEGRIIPEGGAWVEPDTNIPSGESLIRQFLYGKRFFREEFGVENEMLWLPDVFGYSGNLPQIMRKSGIRYFASVKMFQTYDNVVDPFPYNTFTWEGIDGSSVPVHLLDYGPFPNPTDVSYALYQWNERLQTESVSTRLVQFGYGDGGGGANRDDLEFLRRMGDLEGVPRTVIASPIEYFEDLQERAMPDARYVGELYYPAHRGTLTSQARMKQGNRKGELALREAEIWGTLGALTDAGGAAYPKAELDEAWRELLLLQFHDILPGTSIKRVHVEAERAFAELLASAGRLRERSVEALASTGPANARGCCLTLFNSLPWEREAVVELPGGGAAADAWLVGGGDGDGAGSSGGVTVQRVQERAYVRVKLPAMGWMPLAQALEQAADASNAAASATAAGVTGDAVSSLRSSAIDGSHGVKAAPHLLENELLRVTFNAFGEITSIYDKETASEWADGLCNEFQLFRDQTSNYDAWEIDRRYAASRLELTEAACISAVAEGALFGALRIERRIGNSFVKQDIRLAAGSRRLEFHARVEWQEKHRLLKVGFRTALRTTEVLNEIQYGYIRRPNHASRPHDADRFEVSQHKWSSLVEGDRCFSLLNDCKYGMNADGGAMNLTLLRAPTYPDERADNGIHEFSYALHVWNGGFMSNPVIREAYELNCPVLSAAGEAAERFSLLDCDKPNIIVDAVKMAEDGSGAWVARLYEAKGASTRAALRLGLDIASAAETDMLEDGVICPVPVEGNAVMLAFKPFEVKTLRFVP, encoded by the coding sequence ATGCAGTCCAAAGAATGGCTTTATCATATCGAGAAGTGGATCCGGGAGAAGGATCGGTACATCTATCGTACGATCGCTCCGATTCCGTTCGCTTACCGTCCCGCGGACCACTGGGTGCCGCTGGAGGAAGCGCAAAAAGGCGCCTTCATGCCGATCGACGCGGGCATGCGATGGGGCGAGACGTGGATGTACGGCTGGTTCCGGGGGAGCGTCGTCATTCCGGCGGAAGCGGCGGGGGAGCGCATGGAAGCCGTGCTGAACTTCGGTTCGGAGAGCACGGTCTACGTATCCGGCCGGTTGGCGGGCGCCATCGATCTGCAGCATCATGCGATTACGCTGACGCGCCAGGCTGCCGGAGGCGAGACCGTCGAGATCATGGCGGAAGCGTACGCCGGCCATGACCGGGAGCTTCCGGTCAACGGCGAGTCGTATTTGGCCGTCGTCAACGAGGAGCTGTATCAGTTCTTCATCGATCTGAAAGCGCTGCTGCAGCTGCGCAATGGCCTGCCGCCAGCATCGCTGCGCGTCGCTGAAATCGACAAAGCCTTCGTCCGCCTGCTGGCGGAAATGGACTGGGACGCGACCGGCAGCCGCTTGACGGCGATCGCCGAACGCGGCCGAAGCATGCTGAAGCCCTTGCTCGACTGCGTGAACGGTTCTACCGCGCCCAAGCTGTACATGATGGGCCAGTCCCATCTCGATATCGCATGGCTGTGGCCGATGGAAGAGACGAAACGCAAAATCGCCCGGACGATGTCCAATCAGCTCGCGCTGCTCGAGGAATACCCGGAGTACCGGTACGTGCAGAGCCAGCCGTATTTGTTCCGGCTGGTGAAAGAGCTGTACCCGGAATTGTACGGCCGCATCAAGCGGTATGTGGCCGAAGGCCGCATCATTCCGGAGGGCGGCGCCTGGGTCGAGCCGGATACGAATATTCCGAGCGGCGAAAGCCTCATCCGCCAGTTTCTCTATGGCAAGCGCTTCTTCCGCGAGGAGTTCGGCGTGGAGAACGAGATGCTATGGCTGCCGGACGTGTTCGGCTATTCCGGCAATTTGCCGCAGATCATGCGCAAATCCGGCATTCGGTATTTCGCTTCGGTCAAGATGTTCCAGACCTACGATAATGTCGTCGATCCGTTCCCGTACAATACCTTTACTTGGGAAGGCATCGACGGTTCGTCCGTCCCCGTCCATCTGCTCGATTACGGCCCGTTCCCGAATCCGACGGATGTCTCGTACGCGCTCTATCAGTGGAATGAACGGCTGCAGACGGAGTCGGTATCGACGCGTCTCGTTCAATTCGGCTACGGCGACGGCGGCGGCGGCGCCAACCGCGACGATCTGGAGTTTCTGCGCCGGATGGGCGATCTCGAAGGCGTGCCTCGCACGGTCATCGCTTCGCCCATCGAATATTTCGAGGATTTGCAGGAGCGGGCTATGCCGGACGCCCGTTACGTCGGGGAGCTCTACTATCCCGCGCATCGGGGAACGCTGACGTCGCAGGCAAGAATGAAGCAAGGCAACCGCAAGGGCGAGCTCGCGCTGCGGGAAGCAGAGATCTGGGGCACGCTCGGCGCGCTGACGGACGCGGGCGGCGCGGCGTATCCGAAGGCGGAGCTGGACGAGGCATGGCGCGAGTTGCTGCTGCTGCAGTTCCATGATATTTTGCCGGGGACGTCCATTAAGCGGGTCCATGTCGAGGCGGAGCGGGCGTTCGCGGAGCTGCTGGCATCCGCGGGCAGGCTGCGCGAGCGGTCGGTCGAGGCGCTGGCTTCTACGGGACCCGCGAATGCGCGCGGCTGCTGCCTGACGTTGTTCAATTCGCTCCCGTGGGAACGGGAAGCCGTTGTCGAGCTGCCGGGTGGCGGCGCTGCGGCCGATGCTTGGTTAGTCGGCGGCGGGGATGGTGACGGCGCTGGAAGCAGCGGCGGGGTTACGGTGCAGCGGGTACAGGAACGCGCCTATGTGCGGGTGAAGCTGCCGGCCATGGGGTGGATGCCGCTCGCGCAAGCCCTTGAACAAGCGGCCGATGCTTCTAACGCTGCCGCTAGCGCTACGGCTGCCGGTGTGACTGGCGATGCGGTCAGCAGTTTGCGCAGCAGTGCGATCGACGGTTCGCATGGCGTGAAGGCCGCGCCTCATTTGCTCGAGAACGAGCTGCTTCGCGTCACGTTCAATGCATTCGGCGAGATAACGAGCATCTATGACAAAGAAACGGCATCGGAATGGGCGGACGGCCTGTGCAATGAATTCCAGCTATTCCGCGACCAGACGTCGAATTACGACGCTTGGGAAATCGACCGCAGATATGCGGCATCGCGCCTTGAATTGACCGAAGCGGCTTGCATCAGCGCCGTTGCCGAGGGAGCGCTGTTCGGCGCCCTTCGCATCGAACGGCGAATCGGCAATTCCTTCGTTAAGCAGGACATTCGGCTGGCGGCCGGGAGCAGGCGCCTGGAGTTCCATGCCCGCGTCGAATGGCAGGAGAAGCACCGGCTGCTGAAGGTCGGCTTCCGTACGGCGCTCCGCACGACGGAAGTGCTGAACGAAATTCAATACGGCTACATCCGGCGGCCGAACCACGCCTCCCGTCCGCATGACGCGGACCGGTTCGAGGTCAGCCAGCACAAATGGTCGTCCTTGGTCGAAGGCGACCGCTGCTTCTCCTTGCTGAACGACTGCAAGTACGGCATGAATGCCGACGGCGGGGCGATGAACCTGACGCTTCTGCGCGCGCCGACTTATCCGGACGAACGCGCGGACAACGGCATCCACGAGTTCAGTTACGCGCTCCATGTCTGGAACGGCGGCTTCATGAGCAATCCCGTCATCCGGGAAGCGTACGAGCTGAATTGTCCGGTGCTGAGCGCAGCCGGTGAAGCGGCGGAGCGGTTCAGCTTGCTCGACTGCGATAAGCCGAACATCATCGTCGATGCGGTCAAAATGGCCGAAGACGGCTCCGGCGCTTGGGTCGCCCGCCTCTATGAAGCGAAAGGCGCATCGACTCGCGCCGCATTGCGGCTGGGCCTCGACATCGCATCCGCCGCGGAGACGGATATGCTGGAGGACGGCGTCATTTGCCCGGTGCCGGTCGAAGGCAATGCGGTTATGCTGGCGTTCAAACCGTTCGAGGTGAAGACGCTGCGGTTCGTGCCGTAA